In Novosphingobium sp. 9U, a single window of DNA contains:
- a CDS encoding acyltransferase family protein has product MSDIARSATSSKGDRATKPRRQDIQGLRAIGALLVATFHIWVGRVSGGVDVFFVVSGFLLVGSLDREYHETGGIDLPAFLSRLAKRLLPSSLFVVLIILVTAPLWMPQVGWSPLTSHAIASTLYLENWLLARSSVDYLARDEVASPFQHYWAMSAQVQSLVVIGALMSLLGLVLRRTTLDRKIASRTFLAVLMSVSLAYSVYATAANQPLAYFNTFARLWEFAMGGLVATTLPRLHLSELIRLIGGWVGLFLIVSCGVLLQVSTVFPGYAALWPTGGAALVLLCGSGKHPANVGRFLSLSPLTWLGDISYALYLWHWPLLIAYLTCSYHTVAPVGAGFGVLGLSVVLAWATTRFVERPFGKFRDAHIWRSLAVAGASAGLLVGGAAAGRVYLRMAAPADRLSKPDPLLYPGAAVFDRGYAATVGSVPVKPGPLWMQKDISPLYARGCHEALEGDKLRSCSYGNPSAPHVLAVVGGSHSAHWISALQIALKGTSWRMVTFTKSGCLLRSFEISDTSSCSRWNAKLMKRLVEIRPDVVFTLATHGNNGAKERVPQIFVDSWRTLVANGIAVAAIRDNPWFDFVVPECIQINGPNSERCRETRAAALASDPLAAGPPFSHVYYLDLTNYICTSTFCPTVAGNVVMYSDKHHITNTYMRTLAPYLARQLQPILVAEGTSKSE; this is encoded by the coding sequence ATGAGCGACATTGCGAGATCCGCCACTTCAAGCAAGGGTGATCGCGCGACTAAGCCCCGACGGCAAGACATCCAGGGCTTGCGTGCAATCGGCGCGCTGCTTGTCGCTACTTTCCACATTTGGGTCGGCCGCGTGTCCGGCGGGGTGGACGTATTTTTTGTGGTGTCCGGCTTCCTACTCGTCGGATCGCTCGACCGCGAGTATCACGAAACGGGCGGCATAGACCTGCCCGCCTTTCTGTCTCGATTGGCCAAGCGCCTGCTACCGTCGTCCCTGTTCGTAGTGCTGATAATTCTGGTCACCGCGCCCTTGTGGATGCCACAGGTTGGATGGAGTCCGCTGACCTCGCACGCTATCGCGTCGACGCTGTACCTGGAGAACTGGCTTCTAGCCCGCTCGTCCGTCGATTATCTCGCGCGCGACGAGGTGGCGAGCCCTTTCCAGCATTACTGGGCAATGTCAGCTCAAGTGCAGAGCTTAGTCGTAATTGGCGCATTGATGTCACTGTTAGGCTTAGTTTTGCGTCGCACAACGCTGGATAGAAAAATAGCGTCACGCACGTTCCTTGCCGTGCTGATGAGCGTATCGCTCGCTTACTCAGTGTATGCGACTGCAGCCAACCAGCCACTCGCCTACTTCAATACATTTGCGCGACTCTGGGAATTCGCCATGGGCGGTCTGGTGGCAACGACTTTGCCGCGCTTGCATCTCTCTGAGCTCATACGGTTGATCGGGGGATGGGTCGGCCTGTTTTTGATTGTAAGCTGTGGCGTGCTGCTACAAGTGTCTACTGTGTTCCCTGGATATGCCGCATTGTGGCCGACCGGGGGTGCTGCTCTAGTACTGCTATGCGGAAGCGGCAAACACCCGGCCAATGTTGGCCGCTTTTTGTCGCTCTCGCCGCTTACCTGGCTGGGCGATATCTCCTATGCGCTCTATTTGTGGCACTGGCCGCTGCTGATTGCCTACTTAACCTGCAGCTACCACACGGTTGCACCCGTGGGAGCCGGCTTCGGTGTTCTCGGTCTCTCGGTGGTGCTAGCCTGGGCCACAACACGATTCGTTGAGAGGCCGTTTGGCAAGTTTCGCGATGCGCATATCTGGCGCAGCCTTGCTGTAGCAGGGGCATCTGCGGGCTTACTGGTAGGGGGTGCGGCAGCAGGACGTGTCTATCTCCGCATGGCGGCTCCCGCAGATCGCCTTTCTAAGCCCGACCCATTACTCTATCCTGGTGCTGCCGTGTTCGATCGGGGCTATGCAGCGACGGTAGGCAGTGTTCCGGTTAAGCCGGGGCCTTTGTGGATGCAAAAAGATATCTCGCCGCTATATGCGCGGGGTTGTCATGAGGCACTCGAAGGGGACAAATTGCGTAGTTGCAGCTACGGCAACCCTTCCGCCCCGCACGTGTTAGCCGTTGTCGGCGGATCGCACAGCGCACACTGGATTTCGGCGCTTCAGATTGCCCTGAAAGGCACGAGCTGGCGCATGGTCACTTTCACCAAAAGCGGTTGCCTCCTGCGTTCATTTGAGATCTCGGACACATCCTCTTGCTCCCGCTGGAATGCCAAGCTGATGAAGCGACTAGTTGAAATTCGGCCGGATGTCGTATTCACCCTAGCTACCCATGGTAACAATGGCGCAAAAGAACGTGTACCGCAGATTTTTGTGGACAGCTGGCGGACCCTTGTAGCGAATGGCATTGCCGTGGCGGCGATCCGCGACAATCCCTGGTTTGATTTTGTCGTTCCCGAGTGCATTCAAATCAACGGACCAAACAGCGAGCGTTGCCGCGAGACGCGAGCTGCGGCCCTTGCGTCCGATCCACTAGCAGCTGGACCACCATTCAGTCATGTCTATTATCTGGATCTAACCAATTACATCTGTACTAGCACATTTTGCCCGACAGTTGCCGGAAATGTTGTGATGTACAGTGACAAGCATCATATCACTAACACGTACATGCGCACACTTGCGCCGTATCTGGCCCGCCAGCTGCAACCGATCCTTGTAGCAGAAGGAACTTCTAAAAGCGAGTAG